A stretch of the Bordetella genomosp. 8 genome encodes the following:
- a CDS encoding cysteine dioxygenase family protein — translation MTLKTERQALVKETMADLQRILGDGQPDRATLEKVSQRLQVLAQRADLFPVAEFPEPTKESGATSSRYLLGQESEEGMTLYLNVIIPGKDTKPHDHGTWAVIVAVSGEELNRIYQRVDDGSNPEQARLEQVREYVVKPGSPINFLPRDIHSIHVDGNQTVRHFHLYGQPLETLTGRLGYDLETGKVSNYNKNFMRPTVGRDA, via the coding sequence ATGACGCTCAAAACCGAACGGCAGGCGCTCGTGAAGGAGACGATGGCTGACCTCCAGCGCATCCTGGGAGACGGCCAGCCCGACCGCGCCACGCTGGAAAAAGTCAGCCAGCGCCTGCAAGTGCTTGCTCAGCGCGCGGACCTCTTTCCCGTGGCCGAATTCCCGGAGCCCACCAAGGAATCCGGCGCGACGTCCTCGCGCTATCTGTTGGGCCAGGAATCGGAAGAGGGCATGACGCTCTATCTGAACGTCATCATCCCGGGCAAGGACACGAAGCCGCACGACCACGGAACCTGGGCGGTGATCGTCGCTGTCAGTGGCGAAGAACTGAATCGCATCTACCAGCGCGTGGATGATGGGAGCAATCCCGAGCAGGCCCGCCTGGAGCAGGTGCGCGAGTACGTGGTGAAGCCCGGATCGCCTATCAACTTCCTACCCAGGGACATCCACAGCATCCATGTCGACGGCAACCAGACGGTGCGGCATTTCCACCTGTACGGCCAGCCCCTGGAAACGTTGACGGGCCGGCTGGGTTACGACCTGGAGACCGGCAAGGTGTCGAACTACAACAAGAACTTCATGCGTCCCACCGTCGGCCGCGACGCGTAA
- a CDS encoding succinylglutamate desuccinylase/aspartoacylase domain-containing protein: protein MDFRLTTPDLASERVGNTGTAGVWHFDSGAPGRTLMLSALLHGNELCGAWALKDLLASGFRPRRGGLVLAFCNLDAFDRFDRSHHDASRFVDEDMNRVWSADRLDRPLTADSRRAAALRPWVERAEWLLDLHSMHEPSAPLLLTGVLPRNIALARELKAPAHVIVDAGHKDGVRMRDFAQFGDATRDDACALLIECGFHGDLASRTVACDMVARMLLASGIADPEDIPSGWLSPDPPAQRVLRVTDAIVAPSMDFRFARPWQCLDTLADRGTVLGWADGEAITTPYDQCTLIMPSLRQLKPGVTVMRLARDL from the coding sequence ATGGATTTCAGACTCACCACGCCCGACCTGGCCAGCGAGCGGGTCGGCAACACCGGAACGGCGGGCGTGTGGCATTTCGATTCCGGCGCGCCGGGCCGCACGCTGATGCTGTCGGCCCTGCTGCACGGCAATGAGTTATGCGGCGCCTGGGCGCTCAAGGACCTGCTCGCGTCCGGCTTCAGGCCGCGCCGCGGTGGCCTGGTGCTGGCATTCTGCAATCTGGACGCCTTCGACCGCTTCGATCGTTCCCATCACGACGCCTCGCGCTTCGTGGACGAGGACATGAATCGGGTGTGGAGCGCCGATCGGCTGGATCGTCCCCTGACGGCAGACAGCAGGCGCGCCGCCGCTTTGCGCCCCTGGGTGGAGCGCGCGGAGTGGCTGCTGGACTTGCATTCGATGCACGAACCCAGCGCCCCGCTGCTGCTGACGGGCGTGCTACCGCGCAACATCGCCCTGGCCCGCGAACTGAAGGCGCCGGCGCACGTGATCGTCGACGCCGGCCACAAGGACGGCGTCCGCATGCGCGATTTCGCGCAGTTCGGCGATGCCACGCGCGACGACGCCTGCGCGCTGTTGATCGAGTGCGGCTTCCATGGCGACCTGGCTTCCCGCACCGTCGCATGCGACATGGTGGCGCGCATGCTGCTGGCATCCGGCATTGCCGACCCGGAGGACATCCCCTCCGGATGGCTGTCGCCCGATCCGCCAGCACAGCGCGTACTGCGGGTGACCGACGCGATCGTCGCGCCGTCCATGGACTTCCGCTTTGCCCGGCCTTGGCAGTGCCTGGATACCTTGGCGGACCGCGGCACCGTCTTGGGGTGGGCAGACGGCGAAGCCATTACCACGCCCTACGATCAATGCACCCTGATCATGCCTTCGCTACGGCAACTGAAGCCAGGGGTCACCGTGATGCGGCTCGCCCGGGATCTTTGA
- a CDS encoding Bug family tripartite tricarboxylate transporter substrate binding protein — protein sequence MTAIACRRPRQPSIAHGLRRTLAYLCATSALAASSAAFAAEYPARTISLIVGYPAGGSVDLTARLLGEEMGKRLGQSVVVENLGGAGGTIGAQRVARAEPDGYTLLLGATNEMVIARMINTAVQYNGATDFTPVGLVASQPMVLAASTKTGVKNATDYLAKVRAAAPGTYNFGSSGVGTALHLAGEMVNQSTHTQVGHVPYRGVSPMVTDLMSGQLDFGILVLSSALPQVRAGKIVAVGLTETKTSSAAPEIAPLAATPGFESVDINVWFGLYGPPRLPQEVVTRLRAALKDTLASSQFQAKMRDAGAEVAQPGVDLAAYQATETTKYAALVKAAHIEAQ from the coding sequence ATGACAGCCATCGCCTGCCGGCGACCCCGCCAGCCATCCATCGCGCACGGCTTGCGCAGGACGCTCGCCTATCTGTGCGCCACTTCGGCGCTTGCCGCATCCTCCGCCGCCTTCGCCGCGGAATACCCCGCCCGCACCATTTCCCTGATCGTGGGCTACCCCGCCGGCGGCAGCGTCGACCTGACCGCGCGGCTGTTGGGCGAGGAAATGGGTAAGCGCCTGGGCCAGTCGGTCGTGGTGGAAAACCTGGGCGGCGCCGGCGGCACGATAGGCGCGCAACGCGTCGCGCGCGCCGAGCCCGATGGCTACACGCTGCTGCTGGGCGCGACCAATGAAATGGTCATTGCCCGCATGATCAACACGGCGGTGCAATACAACGGCGCGACCGACTTCACACCCGTGGGCCTGGTCGCCTCGCAACCCATGGTACTGGCCGCCAGCACCAAAACCGGCGTCAAGAACGCCACCGACTATCTGGCCAAGGTGCGCGCCGCGGCGCCCGGCACCTACAATTTCGGATCGTCCGGCGTGGGCACGGCCTTGCATCTGGCCGGCGAGATGGTCAACCAATCCACGCACACGCAGGTCGGCCATGTTCCGTACCGGGGCGTGTCGCCCATGGTCACCGACCTGATGAGCGGACAGCTGGACTTCGGCATCCTGGTCCTGTCATCGGCCCTGCCGCAGGTCCGCGCAGGAAAGATCGTGGCCGTGGGCCTTACCGAGACCAAGACCTCCTCCGCCGCGCCCGAGATCGCTCCCCTGGCCGCGACGCCGGGCTTCGAGTCCGTCGACATCAATGTCTGGTTCGGCCTGTACGGCCCGCCACGGCTACCGCAGGAAGTGGTGACCAGGTTGCGCGCGGCGCTGAAGGACACGCTGGCGTCCAGCCAGTTCCAGGCCAAAATGCGGGACGCCGGCGCCGAAGTGGCCCAGCCCGGCGTGGATCTCGCGGCGTACCAGGCCACGGAGACCACCAAGTACGCCGCGCTGGTCAAGGCCGCCCACATCGAAGCCCAATAA
- a CDS encoding LysR family transcriptional regulator translates to MPDLKLLEDLIALARTGSFVRAAEARHVTHPAFGRRIRALETWAGTPLVYRGQQPATLTPEGETLLKTALQVVENMSVARNRMRGSLAGGDAVLRIATGRSLARTLVTDWIARLRHRAPKVLTAGTRVELSTGRMEDLTTRLEHGKVDVLCCYEHPAMSVALSPQRYRYITFATDKLVPVCQVDLRGNPRHALREGGHPTPLIDYAGGLAMARILGDRLETTPYALSPFMRTDSLDAALTAVTNGLGVAWLPWSLVVGQCRRGALTALGGRGDEVAFEVRLYRPRARMSELAEAAWAATARRLP, encoded by the coding sequence ATGCCTGACCTGAAACTCCTGGAAGACTTGATCGCGCTGGCGCGAACCGGCAGCTTCGTGCGCGCGGCGGAGGCGCGTCACGTTACGCATCCCGCCTTCGGGCGCCGCATACGCGCGCTGGAAACCTGGGCGGGCACGCCTCTGGTATACCGGGGCCAGCAACCGGCGACACTCACGCCAGAGGGCGAAACGCTGCTGAAGACCGCCTTGCAAGTGGTCGAGAACATGAGCGTCGCGCGCAACCGGATGCGTGGCTCCCTCGCCGGCGGCGATGCGGTATTGCGCATCGCCACCGGACGCAGCCTGGCCAGGACGCTGGTCACCGACTGGATCGCCCGCTTGCGCCATCGCGCCCCCAAGGTGCTGACGGCCGGTACGCGGGTGGAACTATCGACAGGCAGGATGGAGGACCTCACCACCAGGCTGGAGCACGGCAAGGTGGACGTCCTGTGCTGCTACGAACATCCCGCCATGTCGGTGGCGCTCAGCCCGCAGCGCTACCGATACATCACCTTCGCGACCGACAAGCTGGTGCCGGTATGCCAGGTGGATCTTCGAGGCAATCCGCGCCACGCCTTGCGCGAAGGCGGCCACCCTACGCCGCTGATCGACTACGCCGGCGGCCTGGCGATGGCGCGCATCCTGGGCGACCGCCTGGAGACGACACCTTACGCGCTGTCTCCCTTCATGCGCACCGATTCGCTGGACGCCGCGCTAACCGCCGTGACCAACGGACTGGGCGTGGCGTGGCTGCCATGGTCCCTGGTCGTCGGCCAGTGCCGGCGAGGCGCGCTGACCGCGTTGGGCGGACGCGGCGACGAGGTTGCCTTCGAGGTCCGCCTGTACCGGCCACGCGCCCGCATGTCCGAGTTGGCCGAAGCCGCGTGGGCGGCGACCGCCCGGCGCCTTCCTTGA